The Streptococcus sp. VT 162 genome has a window encoding:
- the secE gene encoding preprotein translocase subunit SecE (forms a complex with SecY and SecG; SecYEG forms a putative protein-conducting channel to which secA binds and translocates targeted polypeptides across the cytoplasmic membrane, a process driven by ATP and a proton-motive force), translating into MGFIKDIFKLLKETTWPTRKESWRDFRSIMEYTAFFVVIIYIFDQLIVSGLIRFINIF; encoded by the coding sequence ATGGGCTTTATTAAGGATATTTTTAAACTTCTTAAAGAAACAACTTGGCCAACTCGCAAAGAAAGCTGGAGAGATTTTCGCTCTATTATGGAATACACAGCCTTCTTTGTGGTCATCATTTACATTTTTGACCAGTTGATTGTATCAGGTTTGATTCGATTTATTAACATTTTTTAG
- a CDS encoding antitermination protein NusG: MDSFDKGWFVLQTYSGYENKVKENLLQRAQTYNMLDNILRVEIPTQTVQVEKNGKKKEVEENRFPGYVLVEMVMTDEAWFVVRNTPNVTGFVGSHGNRSKPTPLLEQEIRDILVSMGQTVQEFDIDVEVGQTVRIIDGAFADYTGKITEIDNNKVKMIISMFGNDTIAEVNLNQIAEL, translated from the coding sequence ATGGATAGTTTTGACAAGGGATGGTTTGTTCTACAAACTTATTCTGGCTATGAAAATAAGGTAAAAGAAAATCTATTGCAACGTGCGCAAACATATAACATGTTGGATAATATTCTACGTGTTGAGATTCCAACACAAACCGTGCAAGTTGAGAAAAATGGAAAGAAAAAGGAAGTTGAAGAGAATCGCTTTCCAGGTTATGTCCTTGTAGAAATGGTCATGACCGATGAAGCATGGTTCGTCGTTCGAAACACACCTAACGTAACAGGATTCGTCGGCTCACACGGTAACAGATCAAAACCAACTCCACTTTTGGAACAAGAAATCCGTGATATTCTGGTTTCAATGGGACAAACTGTTCAAGAGTTCGATATTGATGTTGAAGTTGGCCAGACAGTCCGCATCATTGATGGCGCTTTTGCAGACTACACAGGTAAAATTACTGAAATTGATAACAACAAAGTGAAGATGATTATCTCTATGTTTGGTAATGATACGATTGCAGAAGTGAATCTCAACCAAATTGCAGAATTATAA
- a CDS encoding transcriptional regulator, translating to MNLKDLYEESKGIVHKCRKDYHLHLWEKEDWDQEGMLCLYELVSCNPELLEGERHRLYVCFKTKFRNRILDYIRKQESHKRRFDKEPYEEVSEISHRLGEKGLRLDDYYLFHELLKNYKSKQSMEKQELIDRLMGGEVFRGRKALLRELSLIFSEFR from the coding sequence ATGAATCTAAAAGATTTATATGAAGAAAGTAAGGGAATCGTCCATAAGTGTCGCAAAGATTATCATTTGCATCTGTGGGAGAAAGAGGACTGGGATCAGGAAGGCATGTTATGTCTGTATGAGCTGGTGAGTTGCAACCCAGAGTTACTAGAGGGGGAGCGCCATCGACTTTATGTCTGCTTTAAAACAAAGTTTAGAAATCGTATCCTAGATTACATCCGTAAACAGGAAAGCCACAAGCGCCGTTTTGACAAAGAACCCTATGAAGAGGTGAGTGAGATTAGTCATCGTCTAGGAGAAAAAGGACTCAGGCTGGACGATTATTATCTCTTTCACGAACTTCTAAAGAATTACAAATCAAAGCAGAGTATGGAAAAACAAGAGTTAATAGACCGTCTAATGGGAGGAGAAGTCTTTAGAGGACGTAAAGCTCTCCTGAGAGAACTTTCCCTTATCTTTTCAGAATTTCGGTAA
- the polC gene encoding DNA polymerase III PolC (catalyzes DNA-template-directed extension of the 3'- end of a DNA strand by one nucleotide at a time; required for leading strand synthesis; PolC exhibits 3' to 5' exonuclease activity): MSSKFEILMNQLGISDQLRRDPALVDARIERVVVHKISKIWEFHFVFSNILPIEIFFELKKGLSEEFSKTGNRAVFEIKVLSQEFSNELLQAYYREAFSEGPCASQGFKSLYQNLNVRAEGNQLIIEGSEAIDKEHFKKNHLPNLAKQLEKFGFPAFVCQIEKNDALTQEQEEAFHTENEQIVQAANEEALRAMEQLEQVAPPPVEEKPAFDFQAKKAAAKPKLDKAEVTQMIDVTTEENRLVFEGVVFDVEHKVTRTGRVLINFKMTDYTSSFSMQKWVKNEEEAQKFDIIKKNSWLRVRGNVEMNNFTRDLTMNVQNVQEVVHYERKDLMPEGERRVEFHAHTNMSTMDALPEVEEIVATAAKWGHKAVAITDHGNVQSFPHGYKAAKKAGIQLIYGMEANIVEDRVPIVYNEVEMDLSEATYVVFDVETTGLSAIYNDLIQVAASKMYKGNVIAEFDEFINPGHPLSAFTTELTGITDDHVKNAKSLEQVLQEFQEFCKDTVLVAHNATFDVGFMNANYERHGLPKISQPVIDTLEFARNLYPEYKRHGLGPLTKRFGVALEHHHMANYDAEATGRLLFIFIKEVAEKHGVTDLARLNIDLISPDSYKKARIKHATIYVKNQVGLKNIFKLVSLSNTKYFEGVPRIPRTVLDAHREGLILGSACSEGEVFDAVVSQGVDAAVEVAKYYDFIEVMPPAIYAPLIAKEQVKDMEELQTIIKSLIEVGDRLGKPVLATGNVHYIEPEEEIYREIIVRSLGQGAMINRTIGHGEHAQPAPLPKAHFRTTNEMLDEFAFLGEDLARKLVIENTNDLADIFEPVEVVKGDLYTPFIDKAEETVAELTYKKAFEIYGNPLPDIVDLRIEKELTSILGNGFAVIYLASQMLVQRSNERGYLVGSRGSVGSSFVATMIGITEVNPLSPHYVCGQCQYSEFITDGSYGSGFDMPNKDCPNCGHKLSKNGQDIPFETFLGFDGDKVPDIDLNFSGEDQPSAHLDVRDIFGEEYAFRAGTVGTVAAKTAYGFVKGYERDYGKFYRDAEVERLAQGAAGVKRTTGQHPGGIVVIPNYMDVYDFTPVQYPADDVTAEWQTTHFNFHDIDENVLKLDVLGHDDPTMIRKLQDLSGIDPNEIPMDDEGVMALFSGTDVLGVTPEQIGTPTGMLGIPEFGTNFVRGMVDETHPTTFAELLQLSGLSHGTDVWLGNAQDLIKQGIADLSTVIGCRDDIMVYLMHAGLEPKMAFTIMERVRKGLWLKISEEERNGYIEAMKANKVPEWYIESCGKIKYMFPKAHAAAYVMMALRVAYFKVHHPIYYYCAYFSIRAKAFDIKTMGAGLDAIKRRMEEIAEKRKNNEASNVEIDLYTTLEIVNEMWERGFKFGKLDLYRSDATEFIIDGDTLIPPFVAMDGLGENVAKQLVRAREEGEFLSKTELRKRGGLSSTLVEKMDEMGILGNMPEDNQLSLFDDLF; the protein is encoded by the coding sequence ATGTCAAGTAAGTTTGAAATTTTAATGAATCAACTAGGAATCTCTGATCAATTGAGACGGGATCCTGCTCTTGTTGATGCCAGAATTGAGCGTGTTGTGGTTCATAAAATTAGTAAGATTTGGGAATTTCATTTTGTATTTTCTAATATTTTACCGATTGAAATTTTTTTTGAGTTAAAGAAAGGGCTTAGTGAAGAATTTTCTAAAACAGGCAATCGAGCTGTTTTCGAAATCAAGGTTCTCTCTCAAGAATTCTCTAATGAACTCTTACAAGCCTACTATAGAGAGGCTTTTTCTGAAGGTCCATGTGCAAGTCAAGGGTTTAAATCTCTTTACCAGAATTTAAACGTTCGTGCGGAGGGAAATCAACTCATTATTGAAGGTTCAGAGGCGATTGATAAGGAGCACTTTAAGAAGAATCATCTTCCTAATTTGGCAAAGCAACTCGAAAAGTTTGGTTTTCCAGCTTTTGTATGCCAAATAGAAAAGAATGATGCTCTTACTCAAGAGCAGGAGGAAGCCTTCCATACGGAGAATGAACAGATTGTTCAAGCTGCCAATGAGGAAGCGCTCCGGGCTATGGAGCAACTGGAACAGGTGGCTCCTCCTCCAGTAGAAGAGAAGCCAGCCTTTGATTTTCAGGCTAAAAAGGCTGCGGCCAAGCCTAAACTAGATAAGGCTGAAGTTACCCAGATGATCGACGTGACGACTGAGGAAAATCGCCTGGTCTTTGAAGGGGTCGTTTTTGATGTGGAGCATAAGGTGACCAGAACTGGTCGTGTTTTGATCAACTTTAAAATGACAGACTACACTTCAAGTTTTTCAATGCAAAAATGGGTTAAGAATGAAGAAGAGGCTCAGAAGTTTGACATCATTAAGAAGAATTCTTGGCTTCGAGTTCGTGGGAATGTGGAGATGAATAACTTCACACGTGATTTGACCATGAACGTGCAGAATGTGCAGGAAGTTGTTCACTATGAGCGGAAGGATTTGATGCCAGAAGGTGAGCGTCGGGTTGAGTTTCATGCTCATACCAACATGTCGACCATGGATGCTTTACCAGAGGTAGAGGAGATCGTTGCGACAGCTGCTAAGTGGGGACACAAGGCGGTTGCCATCACGGACCATGGAAATGTTCAATCTTTCCCACACGGCTATAAGGCGGCCAAGAAAGCTGGAATCCAGCTGATCTATGGAATGGAAGCCAATATCGTGGAGGACCGTGTCCCTATCGTTTACAACGAAGTGGAGATGGACTTGTCAGAAGCTACCTATGTGGTTTTTGACGTGGAAACGACGGGACTTTCAGCCATCTATAATGATTTGATTCAGGTTGCGGCCTCTAAGATGTACAAGGGGAATGTTATTGCCGAATTTGATGAATTTATCAATCCCGGACATCCCTTATCAGCCTTTACTACTGAGTTGACTGGTATTACAGATGATCATGTCAAAAATGCTAAATCACTGGAACAAGTTTTGCAAGAATTCCAAGAATTTTGCAAGGATACAGTCTTAGTTGCTCACAATGCGACCTTTGACGTTGGCTTTATGAATGCCAACTATGAGCGTCATGGTCTGCCTAAGATTAGCCAGCCAGTTATCGATACGCTGGAGTTTGCTAGAAACCTCTATCCTGAGTATAAACGTCATGGTTTGGGGCCTTTGACCAAGCGTTTTGGTGTAGCACTGGAACACCACCACATGGCCAACTACGATGCGGAAGCTACTGGTCGTCTGCTTTTCATCTTTATCAAAGAGGTAGCAGAAAAACATGGTGTGACTGATTTAGCTAGACTCAACATTGATTTGATTAGTCCAGACTCTTATAAAAAAGCTCGGATCAAGCATGCGACTATTTATGTCAAGAATCAGGTAGGTTTAAAAAATATTTTTAAGCTGGTTTCTTTGTCCAATACCAAGTACTTTGAAGGAGTACCACGGATACCGAGAACGGTTCTAGATGCCCATCGGGAGGGCTTGATTTTGGGGTCGGCTTGCTCCGAGGGCGAAGTTTTTGACGCAGTTGTTTCCCAAGGTGTGGATGCGGCGGTTGAGGTGGCCAAGTATTATGACTTTATCGAGGTCATGCCACCAGCTATCTATGCTCCCTTGATTGCTAAAGAGCAGGTCAAGGATATGGAGGAACTCCAGACTATTATCAAGAGTTTGATAGAAGTGGGAGACCGCCTTGGCAAGCCTGTTCTAGCTACGGGAAATGTCCACTATATCGAACCGGAAGAAGAGATTTACCGTGAAATTATTGTCCGTAGTTTGGGACAGGGGGCTATGATTAACCGGACCATTGGTCACGGTGAACATGCCCAGCCAGCTCCTCTTCCCAAGGCTCATTTTAGAACGACTAATGAGATGTTGGATGAATTTGCTTTCTTGGGAGAAGATTTAGCACGCAAATTAGTCATTGAAAACACCAATGACTTGGCAGATATCTTTGAGCCTGTTGAGGTCGTTAAGGGCGACTTGTACACGCCTTTCATTGACAAGGCTGAAGAAACGGTCGCTGAGCTGACCTATAAGAAAGCTTTTGAGATTTATGGAAATCCGCTGCCAGATATCGTTGATTTGCGGATTGAAAAGGAATTAACTTCTATTTTGGGGAATGGATTTGCCGTGATTTATCTGGCATCGCAGATGCTGGTACAACGTTCCAATGAACGGGGCTACTTGGTGGGTTCTCGTGGATCTGTCGGTTCCAGTTTCGTTGCGACTATGATTGGGATTACGGAGGTTAATCCTCTCTCTCCACACTACGTCTGTGGTCAGTGTCAGTATAGTGAGTTTATCACGGATGGTTCTTACGGTTCAGGTTTTGATATGCCCAATAAGGATTGTCCAAACTGTGGTCATAAACTCAGCAAAAATGGGCAGGATATTCCGTTCGAGACCTTCCTTGGTTTTGATGGAGACAAGGTTCCCGATATTGACTTGAACTTCTCGGGAGAAGACCAGCCTAGCGCCCACTTGGATGTACGTGATATCTTTGGTGAGGAGTATGCCTTCCGTGCGGGAACGGTTGGTACGGTAGCTGCCAAGACTGCCTATGGATTTGTCAAGGGCTATGAGAGAGACTATGGGAAATTTTATCGTGATGCAGAGGTGGAACGTCTTGCCCAAGGTGCTGCCGGTGTCAAGCGGACTACAGGACAACACCCAGGAGGAATCGTTGTTATTCCGAACTACATGGATGTCTACGACTTTACGCCTGTTCAGTATCCAGCGGATGACGTGACGGCTGAATGGCAGACGACTCACTTTAACTTCCACGATATCGATGAGAATGTCCTCAAACTCGATGTGCTGGGACATGATGATCCGACCATGATTCGGAAATTGCAGGACTTGTCTGGGATTGACCCTAATGAAATTCCTATGGATGATGAAGGTGTCATGGCCCTCTTTTCTGGAACTGATGTGCTAGGTGTGACGCCTGAGCAAATCGGTACGCCGACGGGTATGCTGGGGATTCCAGAGTTTGGAACCAACTTTGTACGTGGGATGGTAGACGAGACGCATCCGACGACTTTTGCAGAGTTGCTTCAGCTATCAGGTCTATCCCACGGTACCGATGTGTGGTTGGGAAATGCTCAGGATTTGATCAAGCAAGGGATTGCAGACCTATCAACTGTTATCGGTTGTCGGGACGACATCATGGTTTACCTCATGCATGCTGGTCTTGAACCTAAGATGGCCTTTACCATCATGGAACGGGTACGTAAGGGCTTGTGGTTGAAGATCTCCGAAGAGGAGCGAAATGGCTACATCGAGGCTATGAAGGCTAATAAGGTACCAGAGTGGTATATCGAATCCTGTGGAAAAATCAAGTATATGTTCCCTAAGGCCCATGCGGCAGCCTACGTTATGATGGCCTTGCGTGTAGCCTACTTCAAGGTTCACCATCCCATTTATTATTACTGTGCTTACTTCTCTATCCGTGCCAAGGCCTTTGATATCAAGACCATGGGTGCCGGCTTGGATGCCATCAAACGTAGAATGGAAGAAATCGCTGAAAAACGGAAGAATAATGAAGCCTCTAATGTGGAAATTGACCTCTATACAACTCTTGAGATTGTCAATGAAATGTGGGAACGTGGCTTTAAGTTTGGCAAGTTAGACCTCTATCGTAGTGATGCGACTGAATTCATCATTGATGGAGATACCCTCATCCCACCATTTGTAGCAATGGATGGTCTGGGAGAGAACGTTGCCAAGCAGTTGGTGCGTGCGCGTGAAGAGGGTGAGTTCCTCTCTAAGACAGAACTGCGCAAGCGTGGCGGACTCTCATCAACCTTGGTTGAGAAGATGGATGAAATGGGGATTCTTGGTAATATGCCAGAGGATAACCAGTTGAGTTTGTTTGATGATTTGTTTTAA
- a CDS encoding Zn peptidase — MSYKDIYSPEFLKKFGEYEQNIANIPLGTSQEIDVNAIARACDIDVKFDFVGHSGWSINNDEENQQREIIVNQFEPEYRQRFTIAHEIGHIILGHKGKSYRTDDMTKYKNTIDRMNEVAANNFAADLIMPRNLVISVIMESIANLGYSVDQSFDEYDISEITKLAAVTLNVSKQALSYRLENLQVFIDE, encoded by the coding sequence ATGAGTTATAAAGATATATATAGTCCTGAGTTTTTGAAAAAATTTGGAGAATATGAACAAAATATTGCGAATATTCCTTTAGGAACAAGTCAAGAAATAGATGTCAATGCAATAGCTCGGGCATGCGATATTGATGTGAAATTTGATTTTGTTGGGCACTCTGGTTGGAGTATCAATAATGATGAAGAGAACCAACAACGAGAAATTATTGTAAATCAGTTTGAGCCTGAATATAGGCAAAGATTTACTATTGCTCATGAAATTGGACATATTATATTGGGCCATAAAGGGAAATCATATCGAACAGATGATATGACAAAATATAAAAATACTATTGATAGAATGAATGAAGTTGCTGCTAATAATTTTGCGGCAGATTTGATAATGCCTAGAAATTTAGTTATAAGTGTAATAATGGAGTCTATAGCTAATCTAGGGTATTCTGTTGATCAAAGTTTTGATGAATATGATATTTCGGAGATTACTAAATTGGCTGCTGTGACACTCAATGTATCTAAGCAAGCTCTAAGTTACAGACTGGAGAATTTACAGGTATTTATAGATGAATAA
- a CDS encoding peptidase M29, whose product MVLPNFKENLEKYAKLLVANGINVQPGHTLALSIDVEQRELAHLIVKEAYALGAHEVIVQWTDDVINREKFLHAPMERLDNVPEYKIAEMNYLLENKASRLGVRSSDPGALNGVDADKLSASAKAMGLAMKPMRIATQSNKVSWTVAAAAGLEWAKKVFPNAASDEEAVDLLWDQIFKTCRVYEEDPVKAWEEHAAILKSKAEMLNKEQFSALHYTAPGTDLTLGLPKNHVWESAGAINAQGEGFLPNMPTEEVFTAPDFRRADGYVTSTKPLSYNGNIIEGIKVTFKDGQIVDITAAKGDQVMKDLVFENAGARSLGECALVPDPSPISQSGITFFNTLFDENASNHLAIGAAYATSIVGGAEMSEEELEAAGLNRSDVHVDFMIGSSQMDIDGIREDGTRVPLFRNGDWAI is encoded by the coding sequence ATGGTTTTACCAAATTTTAAAGAAAATCTAGAAAAATATGCGAAATTATTGGTTGCGAACGGAATTAACGTGCAACCTGGTCACACTTTGGCTCTTTCTATCGATGTGGAGCAACGTGAGTTGGCGCATTTGATCGTGAAAGAAGCTTATGCCTTGGGTGCACATGAGGTCATCGTTCAGTGGACAGATGATGTGATCAACCGTGAGAAATTCCTCCACGCGCCGATGGAGCGTCTGGACAATGTGCCAGAATACAAGATTGCTGAGATGAACTATCTCTTGGAGAATAAGGCTAGCCGTCTCGGTGTCCGTTCTTCTGATCCAGGTGCCTTGAACGGAGTGGATGCGGACAAGCTTTCAGCTTCTGCAAAAGCGATGGGACTCGCTATGAAGCCGATGCGCATCGCAACTCAATCCAACAAGGTTAGTTGGACTGTAGCAGCTGCAGCAGGGCTTGAGTGGGCCAAGAAGGTCTTTCCAAATGCTGCGAGCGATGAAGAAGCAGTTGATCTTCTTTGGGATCAAATCTTCAAAACTTGCCGTGTCTATGAAGAAGATCCAGTTAAGGCTTGGGAAGAACATGCAGCCATTCTTAAGAGTAAGGCAGAAATGCTTAATAAAGAGCAATTTTCAGCCCTTCACTACACAGCGCCGGGAACTGATTTGACACTTGGTTTACCTAAGAACCACGTTTGGGAATCAGCTGGTGCTATCAATGCACAGGGAGAAGGATTCTTACCAAATATGCCAACAGAAGAAGTCTTTACGGCGCCTGACTTCCGTCGTGCAGATGGCTATGTAACCTCTACAAAACCACTTAGCTACAACGGAAATATCATCGAAGGCATTAAAGTAACCTTCAAGGATGGTCAAATCGTAGACATTACTGCTGCAAAAGGTGATCAGGTCATGAAAGACCTTGTCTTTGAAAATGCTGGTGCGCGTTCCTTGGGTGAATGTGCCTTGGTACCAGATCCAAGCCCAATTTCTCAGTCAGGGATTACCTTCTTTAACACTCTTTTCGATGAGAATGCTTCAAACCACTTGGCTATCGGCGCAGCCTATGCGACCAGCATTGTTGGTGGGGCAGAGATGAGCGAAGAGGAGCTTGAAGCTGCAGGACTGAACCGTTCAGATGTTCACGTGGACTTTATGATTGGGTCGAGTCAAATGGATATCGATGGTATCCGTGAGGATGGAACACGTGTACCACTCTTCCGCAATGGAGACTGGGCAATTTAA
- a CDS encoding membrane protein: MLGSMFVGLLVGLLAGALTNRGESMGCFGKMFLGWIGASLGHLLFGTWGPNLAGIAIVPAVLGAMVVLAIFWRRGS, translated from the coding sequence ATGCTTGGAAGTATGTTTGTTGGTCTCCTAGTGGGACTCTTGGCAGGTGCTTTGACCAATCGTGGAGAAAGTATGGGATGCTTTGGGAAAATGTTTCTCGGCTGGATTGGTGCTTCTTTGGGGCACCTGCTCTTTGGGACTTGGGGTCCAAACCTAGCGGGGATAGCTATTGTTCCAGCTGTTTTAGGTGCTATGGTTGTCTTAGCTATTTTCTGGAGACGAGGAAGTTAG
- a CDS encoding 16S rRNA pseudouridylate synthase → MRLDKFLVACAVGSRTEVKNLLKAGRVTVNGKKEKSAKLQINEERDEIRFDGQVLEYEEFVYYMMNKPQGVISATEDSIHRTVLDLLDDIARTKEVFPVGRLDIDTHGLLLLTNDGQLAHALLSPKRHVDKTYLAQVEGIMTQEDVETFVKGIPLKDFTCQPAKLEIVSVDSVKNQSLVRVTIAEGKFHQVKRMVAYCGKEVVDLQRLTMGTLALDENLERGEWRRLTKEELEELLASIA, encoded by the coding sequence ATGAGATTAGATAAATTTTTAGTTGCCTGTGCTGTGGGGAGTCGGACAGAAGTCAAAAACTTGCTCAAGGCTGGGCGGGTGACGGTAAATGGTAAAAAAGAAAAGTCAGCTAAACTGCAGATCAATGAGGAAAGAGATGAGATTCGCTTTGATGGCCAAGTGCTGGAGTACGAGGAGTTTGTCTACTACATGATGAACAAGCCCCAAGGAGTCATTTCAGCGACTGAGGATTCTATACACAGAACGGTGTTGGACTTGTTGGATGATATTGCTCGGACCAAGGAAGTTTTTCCAGTAGGGCGCTTGGATATCGATACGCATGGCCTCCTGCTCTTGACCAATGATGGCCAGCTGGCTCATGCTCTTCTTTCACCAAAACGTCATGTGGATAAGACCTATCTGGCACAAGTCGAGGGAATTATGACCCAAGAAGATGTGGAGACATTTGTCAAGGGCATTCCGCTTAAGGACTTTACCTGCCAGCCAGCTAAGCTGGAGATTGTGTCGGTAGATTCAGTAAAGAATCAAAGTTTGGTTCGTGTGACCATTGCTGAAGGGAAGTTCCATCAAGTCAAGCGTATGGTGGCCTACTGTGGTAAGGAAGTGGTGGACTTACAACGTTTGACGATGGGAACTCTAGCCTTGGATGAGAACTTAGAACGAGGAGAATGGCGCCGCCTGACCAAGGAGGAATTAGAGGAGCTCCTTGCTAGTATTGCTTAG
- a CDS encoding aminopeptidase C, producing MNAIQESFTDKLFANYEANVKYQAIENAASHNGIFAALERRQSHVDNTPVFSLDLTKDKVTNQKASGRCWMFAALNTFRHKLISQYKLENFELSQAHTFFWDKYEKSNWFLEQVIATADQELTSRKVSFLLQTPQQDGGQWDMVVSLFEKYGVVPKSVYPESISSSNSRELNAILNKLLRQDAQILRDLLASGADQATVQAKKEDLLQEIFNFLAMSLGLPPRKFDFAYRDKDDNYQSEKGITPQEFYRKYVNLPLEDYVSVINAPTADKPYGKSYTVEMLGNVVGSRAVRYINVPMERLKELAIAQMQTGETVWFGSDVGQLSNRKAGILATDVYDFESSMDIQLTQDKAGRLDYSESLMTHAMVLTGVDLDENGKSTKWKVENSWGDKVGTDGYFVASDAWMDEYTYQIVVRKELLTAEERAAYEAEPIVLAPWDPMGALAE from the coding sequence ATGAACGCGATTCAAGAATCATTTACAGATAAATTATTTGCTAACTATGAAGCAAATGTTAAATACCAAGCGATCGAAAATGCTGCCAGCCATAACGGAATTTTTGCAGCCCTAGAACGTCGCCAAAGCCATGTAGACAATACACCTGTTTTCTCATTGGATTTGACCAAGGATAAGGTAACCAACCAGAAAGCATCTGGTCGCTGCTGGATGTTTGCAGCTCTCAACACCTTCCGCCACAAACTTATCTCTCAATACAAGCTTGAGAACTTTGAATTGTCACAGGCTCACACTTTCTTCTGGGACAAGTATGAGAAATCAAACTGGTTCTTGGAGCAAGTGATTGCTACTGCAGACCAAGAATTGACGAGCCGCAAGGTTAGCTTCCTACTCCAAACACCTCAACAAGACGGTGGTCAGTGGGATATGGTAGTGTCCCTCTTTGAGAAATACGGTGTCGTGCCCAAGTCTGTTTACCCTGAGTCTATCTCATCTAGCAACAGCCGTGAGCTCAATGCAATTCTTAACAAATTGCTTCGCCAAGATGCTCAAATCTTGCGTGACTTGCTCGCTTCTGGTGCAGACCAAGCGACTGTTCAAGCTAAGAAAGAAGACCTCTTGCAAGAAATCTTTAACTTCCTTGCTATGTCACTAGGTCTTCCACCACGTAAATTTGACTTTGCTTATCGCGATAAGGATGATAACTACCAAAGCGAAAAGGGTATCACACCACAAGAGTTTTACAGGAAATATGTCAATCTTCCTCTAGAAGACTACGTTTCTGTTATCAATGCTCCAACTGCTGACAAGCCTTACGGCAAATCTTACACAGTTGAGATGTTAGGAAATGTGGTTGGTAGCCGTGCAGTTCGCTACATCAACGTTCCAATGGAACGCTTGAAAGAATTGGCGATTGCCCAAATGCAAACAGGAGAAACTGTTTGGTTTGGTTCAGATGTCGGCCAACTTAGCAACCGCAAAGCTGGAATCCTTGCGACAGATGTTTATGACTTTGAATCAAGCATGGATATTCAACTCACTCAAGACAAGGCTGGACGTTTGGACTACAGCGAAAGCTTGATGACCCACGCCATGGTCTTGACAGGTGTGGATTTGGATGAAAATGGCAAGTCAACCAAGTGGAAGGTTGAAAACTCATGGGGAGACAAGGTCGGTACAGATGGTTACTTCGTTGCCTCAGATGCTTGGATGGATGAATACACTTACCAAATCGTTGTCCGTAAAGAATTACTAACAGCAGAAGAACGAGCTGCTTATGAAGCAGAACCAATCGTACTTGCACCATGGGATCCAATGGGTGCCTTGGCAGAATAA